In Girardinichthys multiradiatus isolate DD_20200921_A chromosome 18, DD_fGirMul_XY1, whole genome shotgun sequence, a single window of DNA contains:
- the LOC124884700 gene encoding odorant receptor 131-2-like, whose translation MSNNSSVAVGIFGQQFSFRVMFVQILVIIFLCINMLLIATFFKKECFHNSARHILFAVMLLSDSFVLILSDFFLVVNFLQFDIEVWLCTIISIVTFLYVMATPVTLTAMTLERYVAICLPLRHAELCSTRRSMSCILIIHGVSSVPCILILTMFFATASFSFYKKKALCSVEIFILHTWQRHLRSAVSQLYFLIMCIIIIFCYIQIVKVAKAASIENKQSTQRGLRTVILHAFQLLLCLIQLWTPFTEAAALAINVNLFLDIRYFNYVMFSIAPRCLSPLIYGLRDEIFCLVLKNNICFSAFRRSNKM comes from the coding sequence ATGTCAAATAACAGCTCTGTGGCTGTTGGCATCTTTGGGCAACAGTTTTCTTTCCGGGTTATGTTTGTGCAGATTTTAGTGATTATTTTTCTCTGCATCAACATGTTGCTtattgcaacttttttcaaaaaGGAGTGTTTCCACAATAGTGCTCGCcatattttatttgctgttatgtTGCTTTCAGACAGCTTTGTGTTAATCCtctctgatttttttcttgttgtaaACTTTCTTCAATTCGATATAGAAGTCTGGTTGTGTACCATTATTTCTATTGTGACATTCCTCTATGTTATGGCCACACCTGTGACTCTGACAGCTATGACCCTGGAGCGTTATGTGGCCATTTGCCTGCCTCTGCGGCATGCAGAGCTGTGCTCCACACGCAGGTCTATGTCCTGCATCCTTATCATTCATGGTGTCAGCTCTGTTCCCTGCATATTGATTCTCACCATGTTCTTTGCAACGGCATCTTTCAGCTTCTACAAAAAAAAGGCGTTATGTTCAGtggagatttttattttgcacacaTGGCAGCGTCATTTAAGATCTGCTGTGAGTCAGTTATACTTTTTGATCATGTGTATCATCATAATTTTCTGCTATATTCAGATAGTGAAGGTTGCCAAAGCTGCATCTATAGAAAATAAACAGTCGACACAGAGAGGGCTCAGAACCGTGATTCTTCATGCCTTCCAGCTGCTGCTTTGTCTCATCCAGCTGTGGACCCCCTTCACTGAAGCTGCTGCACTTGCTattaatgttaatttatttttggacATCCGGTACTTTAACTACGTAATGTTTAGTATCGCACCGAGATGTTTGAGTCCTCTTATATATGGACTCAGGGATGAAATATTTTGTCTTGtactaaaaaacaatatttgctTCAGTGCTTTTAGAAGATCCAACAAAATGTAA
- the or95a1 gene encoding odorant receptor 129-1, whose protein sequence is MQNRTEHFVNVTSPNSFSVIIKVCVVIPLFCIFLCCIAVMLQIFASHRQFLDTSRYVLFAHMLINDTLQILSSVLLFLCVMGQVKFPLLFCVPLLFVSTGTFQNTTFILAAMSLERYVAIFYPLHRPAYWHSDRIWIIILPLWLISFMLPIIEFFIGKQNPTVDVLSSNMLCKATIINSSKSQGMYRFAVNVLFFAVVGVIILFTYVRILLETRKLQQNRASVSKAMNTVLLHGFQLLLCMLAFTHPISETLTVLNTNWLAEDIAFFNYFCFILMPRFLSPLIYGFRDQSLRKHIGKRFLCCSKEDKSLLKYRFRFQSSMNCLLCRS, encoded by the coding sequence ATGCAGAATCGGACTGAGCATTTTGTCAATGTAACTTCCCCAAATAGCTTCTCCGTGATTATCAAGGTGTGCGTGGTCATCCCATTGTTCTGCATCTTCCTGTGCTGCATTGCTGTCATGCTGCAGATCTTTGCCTCTCACAGGCAGTTTTTAGACACTTCACGTTATGTCCTGTTTGCTCACATGCTGATCAATGACACCCTGCAGATTCTGTCCTCTGTGCTGCTCTTCCTCTGTGTGATGGGTCAGGTGAAGTTTCCTCTTCTGTTCTGTGTCCCTCTGCTCTTTGTGTCTACTGGCACCTTTCAGAACACCACATTTATCCTGGCTGCAATGTCTCTGGAGCGTTATGTTGCCATTTTCTATCCCCTGCATCGCCCGGCCTACTGGCACTCAGACCGTATCTGGATCATTATTCTGCCTCTGTGGTTGATTAGCTTCATGCTCCCCATCATTGAATTTTTCATTGGGAAACAAAATCCCACAGTAGATGTCCTCTCTTCCAATATGCTTTGCAAAGCAACTATTATTAACTCGTCCAAGAGTCAGGGCATGTACCGGTTTGCTGTGAATGTGCTTTTCTTTGCAGTGGTAGGTGTTATCATCCTCTTCACCTATGTGAGGATTTTGCTGGAAACCAGAAAGCTGCAGCAGAACAGAGCATCAGTGAGCAAAGCAATGAACACCGTGCTGCTGCATGGCTTCCAGCTGCTGCTGTGCATGCTTGCATTCACTCACCCCATCTCTGAAACTCTCACTGTGCTGAACACAAATTGGCTGGCTGAGGACATCGCCTTTTTTAATTACTTCTGCTTCATCCTGATGCCTCGTTTTCTCAGCCCACTCATTTACGGCTTCAGGGATCAGAGTCTGAGGAAGCACATTGGGAAAAGGTTCCTCTgctgttcaaaagaagacaaatccCTTTTAAAATACCGATTCAGATTTCAATCAAGTATGAACTGTCTTTTGTGCAGGTCCTAA
- the LOC124884294 gene encoding diablo IAP-binding mitochondrial protein-like translates to MQAVRQCSACARHAAGGLVRNQDVSLLQRRGAACIRYLSTSEKRKSGVQKLGDLTNPTHISLASLSVSHGLWQVEDLSHNSLIRRAASVLTDSSSAFLSQATLALMDALTDYSKAVHSRITFQKRYLASLGKMSPSEEESLQRAISGWRAEAAERLNECKHYDSTWINAVNLSKMAAQAAHSSGAHQASILVQTNIQVAQSQVEEARKLSAEADKKLAETKVEEIQRMAEYNAFLEGSEEHEVHEAYLRED, encoded by the exons ATGCAAGCCGTACGCCAGTGTTCAGCATGTGCAAGACATGCTGCAGGAGGACTTGTACGAAATCAAGATGTCTCCCTGTTGCAAAGGAGAGGTGCAGCCTGCATCCGCTACCTCAG cacCTCTGAGAAGAGGAAGTCTGGGGTCCAGAAACTTGGAGATCTGACAAACCCTACACACATCAGCCTGGCCTCATTAAGTGTCAGTCACGGGCTTTGG CAGGTGGAGGATCTTTCACATAACTCACTGATCAGGAGAGCTGCCTCAGTGCTGACAGACAGCTCAAGTGCGTTCCTCTCTCAGGCCACCTTGGCTCTCATGGATGCACTGACAGACTACTCAAAG GCTGTGCACTCACGCATCACTTTCCAAAAAAGATATCTAGCGTCACTGGGCAAGATGAGCCCATCAGAGGAGGAATCCCTCCAGAGGGCGATCAGTGGCTGGCGTGCAGAA GCTGCTGAGAGACTGAATGAATGCAAACATTATGACTCAACCTGGATCAATGCTGTCAACCTCTCCAAAATGGCAGCTCAGGCAGCACACTCCTCAG GAGCCCATCAGGCATCCATCTTGGTCCAAACAAACATCCAGGTAGCCCAGTCACAGGTAGAGGAGGCACGGAAACTGTCAGCAGAGGCCGATAAGAAGCTGGCCGAGACCAAAGTGGAAGAGATCCAGAGAATGGCAGAATACAATGCTTTTCTAGAGGGCAGCGAGGAACATGAAGTGCATGAGGCTTATCTACGGGAGGACTGA